In a single window of the Cupriavidus basilensis genome:
- a CDS encoding XapX domain-containing protein, whose translation MKLYIVSLGAGILVGIIYALLQVRSPAPPVVALIGLLGMLIGEQVVPPIKRLLAGEPVTAAWFHTECVPKITGTPPPATLAAARNDTPAAPRGTTDSR comes from the coding sequence ATGAAGCTCTATATCGTTTCGCTTGGCGCCGGCATCCTCGTCGGCATCATCTACGCCTTGCTGCAGGTCCGCTCGCCCGCCCCGCCCGTGGTCGCGCTGATCGGGCTGCTCGGCATGCTGATCGGCGAGCAGGTCGTGCCGCCGATCAAGCGCCTGCTGGCCGGCGAGCCCGTCACCGCCGCCTGGTTCCACACGGAGTGCGTACCCAAGATCACCGGCACACCGCCGCCGGCGACCTTGGCCGCGGCCCGCAACGACACACCCGCGGCGCCGCGCGGCACCACCGATTCGCGCTGA
- a CDS encoding hydrolase, with amino-acid sequence MTNPKLEVLTPQNSQLIFIDHQPQMAFGVQSMDRQAMKNNAVGLAKAARIFNIPTTITTVESESFSGYTYPELLDVFPGQKTLERTSMNSWDDQKVRDALKANGRKKVVVAGLWTEVCNTTFALCAMLEGDYEIYMVGDASGGTSKEAHDYAMQRMVQAGVVPVTWQQVLLEWQRDWAHRDTYDAVMKLVKEHSGAYGMGVDYAYTMVHKAEQRTATPHESLAPVPAR; translated from the coding sequence ATGACCAATCCCAAGCTAGAAGTGCTGACCCCTCAGAACAGCCAGTTGATCTTCATCGATCATCAGCCGCAAATGGCTTTCGGCGTGCAGTCGATGGATCGCCAGGCCATGAAGAACAATGCGGTTGGGCTGGCCAAGGCGGCCAGGATCTTCAATATTCCCACCACCATCACCACGGTGGAGAGCGAGTCGTTCTCGGGCTACACCTATCCCGAACTGCTCGACGTATTCCCCGGCCAGAAGACGCTGGAACGCACCTCGATGAACTCGTGGGACGACCAGAAGGTGCGCGACGCGCTGAAAGCCAACGGCCGCAAGAAGGTCGTCGTCGCCGGCCTGTGGACCGAAGTCTGCAACACCACCTTCGCCCTGTGCGCGATGCTCGAAGGCGACTACGAGATCTACATGGTTGGCGATGCCTCCGGCGGCACCAGCAAGGAAGCGCACGACTACGCCATGCAGCGCATGGTGCAGGCCGGCGTGGTACCGGTGACCTGGCAGCAGGTGCTGCTCGAATGGCAGCGTGACTGGGCGCACCGTGATACCTATGACGCCGTGATGAAACTCGTCAAGGAACACTCGGGCGCCTACGGCATGGGCGTGGACTATGCCTACACCATGGTGCACAAGGCAGAGCAACGCACCGCCACCCCGCACGAGTCGCTCGCGCCGGTACCGGCCCGCTGA
- a CDS encoding RBBP9/YdeN family alpha/beta hydrolase, with translation MTMSTVLIVPGLRDQVADHWQTLLAERMPGARTVPPMGRENLDCSRRVAAIEQAVADIGGPVLLVAHSGGCIMLAHWALTTAYAARIKGALLACPPDFERPMPEGYPTLSAIKSSGWLPVPRQRLPFPSLVATSQNDPLGDLPRVIELAQAWGSDTVDLGKVGHLNPASGYGPWPMASQLIERLDTGRLSSRSEPTLHH, from the coding sequence ATGACAATGTCCACTGTGCTTATCGTCCCCGGCCTGCGTGACCAGGTCGCCGACCATTGGCAGACATTACTGGCCGAGCGCATGCCCGGTGCGCGCACAGTGCCCCCGATGGGACGCGAGAACCTGGACTGTTCTCGCCGCGTCGCAGCAATTGAGCAGGCGGTGGCAGACATTGGCGGCCCCGTACTGCTGGTCGCTCACAGCGGTGGCTGCATCATGCTTGCCCACTGGGCCCTGACAACCGCATACGCAGCACGCATCAAGGGCGCTTTGCTGGCATGTCCGCCTGACTTTGAACGCCCCATGCCGGAAGGTTATCCGACACTTTCCGCGATCAAGTCCAGCGGCTGGCTCCCGGTGCCACGCCAGCGACTGCCGTTTCCGAGCCTGGTCGCTACCAGCCAGAACGATCCGCTGGGCGATCTGCCGAGGGTGATCGAACTCGCGCAGGCCTGGGGCAGCGACACGGTGGACCTGGGCAAGGTCGGTCATCTGAACCCGGCATCTGGCTATGGGCCCTGGCCGATGGCCTCACAGTTGATCGAGCGGCTTGACACCGGGCGCCTCTCTAGCCGTTCCGAGCCCACGTTGCACCACTGA
- a CDS encoding type II toxin-antitoxin system PrlF family antitoxin: MAATLEVESTLTDRYQTTVPETVRRALRLGKRDKIHYTIRPGGEVVLTRAEASDGDDPVLGNFLNFLVSDIASHPERLQAVDAGFVRRIQSLVGGIEVDLDAALLADDE, from the coding sequence ATGGCTGCCACCCTCGAAGTCGAATCCACGCTGACTGACCGCTACCAGACCACGGTGCCGGAAACCGTGCGGCGCGCCCTGCGGCTGGGCAAGCGCGACAAGATCCACTATACGATCCGCCCCGGTGGCGAGGTCGTGCTGACGCGCGCCGAGGCTTCCGACGGAGACGATCCGGTGCTGGGCAACTTCCTGAATTTCCTTGTCAGCGACATCGCCAGCCATCCGGAGCGCCTGCAGGCCGTCGATGCCGGTTTTGTGCGGCGCATCCAGTCGCTGGTCGGTGGCATTGAAGTTGATCTTGATGCCGCCCTTTTGGCAGACGATGAATGA
- a CDS encoding TauD/TfdA dioxygenase family protein has protein sequence MHIEPLTCAIGAELVNVDLADAVHDDGLFAEIRAALLKHKVLFLRDQDITRAAHVGFARRFGELEDHPVVGSDPDHPGLVRIYKSPEAPNDRYENGWHCDATWRETPPMGCVLRCVECPPVGGDTMWANMALAYEKLPDEVKRQIAGLRARHSIEATFGAAMPTEKRLALKAQYPDAEHPVVRTHPETGEKVLFVNGFATHFTNFHTAANVRYGQDFTQGGSALLQYLIGQALIPEYQVRWRWKPNSIAIWDNRSTQHYAVMDYPPCHRKMERAGIIGDKVF, from the coding sequence ATGCATATCGAACCGCTGACGTGCGCCATCGGTGCCGAGCTCGTGAACGTGGACCTGGCAGATGCCGTGCATGACGACGGGCTGTTCGCCGAGATCAGGGCCGCGCTGCTCAAGCACAAGGTGCTGTTCCTGCGCGACCAGGACATCACGCGCGCCGCGCATGTGGGCTTCGCGCGCCGCTTTGGCGAGCTCGAGGACCACCCCGTGGTCGGCAGCGACCCGGATCACCCGGGCCTGGTGCGCATCTACAAATCGCCGGAGGCTCCCAACGACCGTTACGAGAACGGCTGGCACTGCGACGCGACCTGGCGCGAGACGCCGCCAATGGGCTGTGTGCTGCGCTGCGTGGAATGCCCGCCGGTGGGCGGCGACACCATGTGGGCCAACATGGCGCTGGCCTACGAGAAGCTGCCCGACGAGGTAAAGCGCCAGATCGCCGGCCTGCGTGCGCGGCACAGCATCGAAGCCACGTTCGGTGCGGCCATGCCGACTGAGAAACGCCTGGCACTCAAGGCCCAGTACCCGGATGCCGAGCATCCCGTGGTGCGCACCCATCCCGAGACCGGCGAGAAGGTGCTGTTCGTCAACGGCTTCGCCACCCATTTCACGAACTTCCACACAGCGGCCAACGTGCGCTACGGCCAGGACTTCACCCAAGGCGGATCGGCGCTCTTGCAGTACCTGATCGGCCAGGCCTTGATCCCCGAGTATCAGGTGCGCTGGCGCTGGAAGCCAAACAGCATTGCCATCTGGGACAACCGCTCGACGCAGCACTATGCCGTGATGGACTACCCGCCCTGCCATCGCAAGATGGAGCGCGCCGGCATCATCGGCGACAAGGTGTTCTGA
- the pcp gene encoding pyroglutamyl-peptidase I — MTKILLTGIEPFDGETINPSWEAARALDGESIDGASIVSRQLPCVIGKVNQVLQRAIEEVDPAVVICLGQAGGRSDISIERVAINVVDARIPDNEGRQPVDEPVVSGGPAAYFSTLPIKAIVSALRQHGVPASVSQTAGTYNCNAIFYGLSHYIAECRPGLRGGFVHVPYLPEMAARHPGAPSLALDTLIAGVRVMVATTLAVEQDIREGAGALH, encoded by the coding sequence ATGACCAAGATTTTGCTCACCGGCATCGAGCCATTCGATGGCGAAACGATCAATCCATCATGGGAAGCGGCACGTGCGCTCGACGGCGAGTCCATCGATGGGGCAAGCATCGTCTCCCGTCAACTGCCGTGCGTGATCGGCAAGGTGAACCAGGTCCTGCAGCGCGCCATCGAGGAGGTTGATCCGGCCGTGGTCATTTGCCTCGGACAGGCCGGCGGCCGCAGCGATATCTCGATAGAGCGCGTCGCGATCAATGTGGTCGATGCACGGATCCCGGACAATGAAGGGCGCCAGCCTGTCGACGAACCGGTCGTCAGCGGCGGGCCAGCGGCCTATTTCTCCACCCTGCCGATCAAGGCCATTGTCAGCGCGCTCCGTCAACATGGCGTGCCCGCCTCTGTGTCGCAAACCGCCGGCACGTACAACTGCAACGCGATTTTCTATGGGCTATCGCACTACATTGCCGAGTGCCGGCCCGGCCTGCGCGGCGGCTTCGTCCACGTGCCGTATCTGCCTGAAATGGCGGCTCGCCATCCGGGCGCTCCCAGCCTTGCGCTCGATACGCTGATCGCCGGCGTCCGGGTCATGGTGGCGACGACGCTAGCTGTGGAGCAGGACATCCGGGAAGGCGCGGGCGCTCTGCACTGA
- a CDS encoding alpha/beta fold hydrolase yields MNTVTTKDGTRIYYKDWGTGRPVVFSHGWPLNADAWDAQMLFLVQHGFRVIAHDRRGHGRSDQPAKGNDMDTYADDLAAVIEALDLKGAALVGHSTGGGEVAHYIGRHGTKRVAKAVLIGAVPPIMLKTPSNPGGLPMDVFDGIRKNTAENRSQFFKDLAVPFFGFNRPGAKVSQGTIDAFWAQGMTGSILGQYLCIKEFSEVDYTEDLKKIDVPTLILHGDDDQIVPIDDAGKLSAKIVKNATLKVYPGGSHGMCVVQADKVNADLLAFLSA; encoded by the coding sequence ATGAACACCGTCACCACCAAGGATGGCACCCGGATCTACTACAAGGACTGGGGCACCGGCCGCCCGGTCGTGTTCTCGCACGGCTGGCCGTTGAACGCCGACGCCTGGGACGCCCAGATGCTGTTCCTGGTGCAGCACGGCTTCCGCGTGATCGCGCATGACCGCCGTGGCCATGGCCGCTCCGACCAGCCCGCGAAGGGCAACGACATGGACACCTATGCCGACGACCTGGCCGCAGTGATCGAAGCGCTGGACCTGAAGGGTGCAGCGCTGGTCGGCCACTCCACCGGCGGTGGCGAGGTGGCCCACTACATCGGCCGCCACGGCACCAAGCGCGTGGCCAAGGCCGTGCTGATCGGCGCGGTGCCCCCCATCATGCTCAAGACCCCGTCCAACCCCGGCGGCCTGCCGATGGACGTGTTCGACGGCATCCGCAAGAACACGGCAGAAAACCGTTCGCAGTTCTTCAAGGATCTGGCGGTGCCCTTCTTCGGCTTCAACCGTCCCGGCGCCAAGGTCTCGCAAGGCACCATCGATGCGTTCTGGGCACAGGGCATGACCGGCAGCATCCTGGGCCAGTACCTGTGCATCAAGGAATTCTCGGAAGTCGACTACACCGAGGACCTGAAGAAAATCGACGTGCCGACGCTGATCCTGCACGGTGATGACGACCAGATCGTGCCGATCGACGATGCGGGCAAGCTCAGCGCCAAGATCGTCAAGAACGCCACGCTGAAGGTCTACCCGGGCGGCTCGCACGGCATGTGCGTGGTGCAAGCCGACAAGGTCAACGCCGACCTGCTGGCCTTCCTCTCGGCCTGA
- a CDS encoding 3-keto-5-aminohexanoate cleavage protein yields MNFLDGHLFPENQQPLIITAAPYAPSYVPSDFPEDIPVTMEAQIQKAVDCYNAGATVLHLHVRELDGRGSKRLSKFNELVAGVRKAVPEMIIQVGGSISFAPETDGAAAKWLSDDTRHMLADLDPKPDQVTVTVNTSQMNVLEHFDYEDLRGTSMEDPATFQAYKEMTVPSQPGWVEEHIRRLSAAGIQSAFQCYNINSFESVERLMRRGIYKGPLVMNWVAISGGMDAPNIYNMANIVRAVPDGAVLTVESSVLNVLPINMMGIAMGLHVRCGIEDNLWNQQRSSKFSTVQQIEQLVRISREFGRPIATAQQAREISKIGVFYDTVEESLAANGFAPNRIGRQQGHLRKVA; encoded by the coding sequence ATGAACTTTCTCGACGGACACCTGTTCCCCGAAAACCAGCAGCCGCTCATCATCACGGCCGCGCCCTACGCGCCGTCCTATGTCCCTTCTGACTTTCCCGAGGACATCCCGGTGACGATGGAGGCGCAGATCCAGAAGGCCGTGGACTGCTACAACGCGGGTGCCACGGTGCTGCACCTGCACGTACGCGAACTCGATGGCCGCGGCTCCAAGCGGCTGTCCAAATTCAACGAACTGGTTGCCGGCGTGCGCAAGGCCGTGCCCGAGATGATCATCCAGGTGGGTGGTTCGATCTCCTTTGCGCCAGAGACCGATGGCGCTGCCGCCAAGTGGCTCTCGGATGATACGCGCCACATGCTGGCCGATCTCGACCCCAAGCCCGACCAGGTCACGGTGACCGTGAACACCTCGCAGATGAATGTGCTGGAGCACTTCGACTACGAAGACCTGCGTGGCACGTCGATGGAAGATCCGGCCACCTTCCAGGCTTACAAGGAAATGACGGTGCCCTCGCAGCCAGGCTGGGTCGAGGAGCACATCCGCCGCCTGTCGGCTGCCGGCATCCAGAGCGCCTTCCAGTGCTACAACATCAACAGCTTCGAGTCGGTCGAGCGCCTGATGCGCAGGGGCATCTACAAGGGCCCGCTGGTCATGAACTGGGTGGCCATCAGCGGCGGCATGGACGCGCCCAACATCTACAACATGGCCAACATCGTGCGCGCCGTGCCCGATGGCGCAGTGCTGACGGTGGAAAGCTCCGTGCTCAACGTGCTGCCGATCAACATGATGGGCATCGCCATGGGCCTGCATGTGCGCTGCGGCATCGAGGACAACCTCTGGAACCAGCAGCGCTCCAGCAAGTTCAGCACGGTCCAGCAGATCGAGCAACTGGTGCGCATTTCACGTGAGTTCGGCCGCCCGATCGCCACCGCACAGCAGGCGCGCGAGATTTCCAAGATTGGCGTGTTCTACGACACCGTGGAAGAGTCCCTGGCCGCCAATGGCTTCGCGCCCAACCGCATCGGTCGCCAGCAGGGCCACCTGCGCAAGGTCGCCTGA
- a CDS encoding DoxX family protein encodes MRTSASTHPCAAGTVALPSWLRWLALLALCAAYLQGGLVKAMDFAGAIGEMQHFGLAPAAPLAAAVIALELGASLMILCGVYRWLGALALAAFTLLATLLANRFWAAPPAEQFMMANAFFEHIGLVGGFVLVAWEDLSRRAARQTA; translated from the coding sequence ATGCGCACTTCCGCCTCCACCCACCCTTGCGCGGCGGGCACCGTCGCGCTCCCGTCCTGGCTGCGCTGGCTTGCACTGCTGGCGCTGTGTGCCGCCTACCTGCAAGGTGGCCTGGTCAAGGCCATGGACTTCGCCGGGGCCATCGGCGAGATGCAGCACTTCGGCCTCGCGCCGGCGGCGCCGCTGGCCGCCGCGGTGATCGCGCTGGAGCTGGGCGCGTCGCTGATGATCCTGTGCGGGGTCTACCGCTGGCTCGGCGCGCTGGCACTGGCGGCCTTCACGCTGCTGGCGACCCTGCTGGCCAACCGCTTCTGGGCGGCGCCGCCAGCCGAGCAATTCATGATGGCCAACGCCTTTTTCGAGCATATCGGCCTGGTCGGCGGCTTTGTACTGGTGGCGTGGGAAGACCTCTCCCGCCGCGCCGCCAGGCAAACGGCATGA
- a CDS encoding LysR family transcriptional regulator, with product MAFEAVFETRNVTLAAQRLHRAQPSVSNALSRLRTLFQDELFMRTAAGMVPTERAMALMPSIGQALMQIREVLDQGAGFDPATARGKRFTIAASDYADIVVVPHILARLRRLAPHTDLRVAKLDRAAIYKQLDEGVLDMAIGGHLAPPKRMLVTHLYEEQFVCIADRRHPRLRRHALDLQTFIALPHALFVPSDDGSIRGVIDENLARLGVRRRVAATFAHIIALPYAVQNTDLVATLARRAALQLAGRQIALHALPPELGDNVFSIDMVCSRRVQGNAALEWLRHIVGEAVGDMERKDAV from the coding sequence GTGGCCTTCGAGGCAGTGTTCGAGACGCGTAACGTCACGCTAGCCGCGCAGCGTTTGCACAGAGCCCAGCCGTCGGTCAGCAACGCGCTGAGCCGCCTGCGCACGCTGTTTCAAGACGAACTGTTCATGCGGACCGCGGCCGGCATGGTGCCAACCGAGCGGGCCATGGCCCTGATGCCGTCCATCGGCCAGGCATTGATGCAGATCCGCGAGGTGCTGGATCAGGGCGCCGGCTTCGATCCCGCGACGGCCAGGGGCAAGCGCTTCACCATCGCCGCCAGCGACTATGCGGATATTGTGGTCGTGCCACATATATTGGCGCGGCTGCGTCGCCTGGCGCCGCACACCGACCTGCGTGTGGCCAAGCTCGATCGCGCTGCCATCTACAAGCAACTGGATGAAGGCGTGCTGGACATGGCGATCGGCGGCCACCTGGCACCGCCAAAACGCATGCTTGTCACCCATCTGTATGAGGAGCAATTCGTTTGCATCGCTGACCGCCGCCATCCGCGCCTGCGCCGGCACGCGCTGGATCTGCAGACCTTCATCGCATTGCCGCATGCCCTGTTCGTGCCGAGCGATGACGGTTCCATCCGCGGCGTGATCGATGAGAACCTGGCCAGGCTAGGAGTCAGGCGACGCGTGGCGGCGACTTTTGCCCACATTATTGCGTTGCCCTATGCCGTGCAGAACACCGACCTCGTCGCAACGCTCGCGCGGCGAGCCGCGTTGCAATTGGCAGGCCGGCAGATCGCGCTGCACGCGCTGCCGCCGGAACTGGGTGACAACGTGTTCAGCATAGACATGGTCTGCAGTCGCCGCGTGCAGGGTAATGCGGCGCTTGAGTGGCTACGCCACATCGTCGGCGAAGCGGTGGGCGATATGGAGAGGAAGGACGCGGTCTAG
- a CDS encoding type II toxin-antitoxin system YhaV family toxin produces the protein MSAGRPAPLVINGWTVFAHPLFLAQLEGLTQQVEALKQRDPTGYVKKNASKRLAAISRLAFEVIAQDPARPEYRQGGTLGDDHKHWFRAKFFQQYRLFFRYHAQSKVIVFAWVNDEDTKRAFESSDDAYRVFRKMLESGHPPDDWNQLLAEARAEGLRLQRMAAGAAQVQP, from the coding sequence ATGAGCGCGGGTCGGCCTGCGCCTTTGGTCATCAACGGCTGGACCGTTTTCGCCCATCCCCTGTTTCTCGCTCAACTTGAGGGGCTGACCCAACAAGTCGAAGCGCTTAAGCAAAGAGACCCAACCGGGTACGTGAAGAAGAACGCCAGCAAGCGGCTGGCGGCGATCAGCAGGTTGGCGTTCGAGGTGATCGCGCAGGACCCGGCACGGCCGGAATACCGGCAGGGCGGCACGCTCGGCGACGATCACAAACATTGGTTCCGGGCCAAGTTCTTTCAACAGTACCGGCTGTTCTTCCGCTACCACGCGCAAAGCAAGGTCATCGTATTTGCCTGGGTCAATGACGAAGACACCAAGCGCGCCTTCGAGAGCAGTGACGACGCCTACCGCGTGTTCCGCAAGATGCTGGAAAGTGGCCACCCTCCGGACGACTGGAATCAACTACTGGCCGAGGCGCGCGCAGAAGGTCTGCGCTTGCAGCGGATGGCTGCGGGAGCAGCGCAGGTGCAGCCTTGA
- a CDS encoding AraC family transcriptional regulator: MPGYTPLIRSASLTGYMELARHHGLNPEAMLRTVGLSPRSLLDPDMPVTSMAVRQLLEESASMAGVEDFGLRLAMDRRLANLGPISFVMREAPNARQALDNLCRYMRLINAALLTSIEDFGDAVLIREEILVTGKYPVRQSIEMAVGVLYRTIQELLGPTWRPRSVCFEHRQPHGATCHKALFGSVVEFNASFNGIVCAAKDLAAPMPANDYRMTPYVRRFLDQALSGSEESASHTVRQVVIAMLPGGRCTSDQVAKHLGVDRRTLHRRLVAEGTSFLSLLQSVRAELASRQILDSDRSLAELADLLGFSSPSAFAFWFRKHFGMTVSSWKQSSQAVASALPQRG, translated from the coding sequence ATGCCCGGCTATACGCCCCTGATCCGAAGCGCCAGTCTTACCGGCTACATGGAACTGGCACGCCACCATGGACTGAACCCTGAGGCTATGCTGCGCACGGTGGGGTTGAGTCCTCGAAGCCTTCTCGATCCCGACATGCCGGTCACTTCCATGGCGGTACGCCAGTTGCTTGAGGAGAGCGCATCGATGGCAGGGGTGGAAGACTTCGGCTTGCGGCTAGCCATGGACCGGCGGCTGGCCAACCTGGGCCCGATCAGCTTTGTGATGCGTGAAGCACCCAATGCCCGGCAGGCGCTGGACAACCTGTGTCGCTATATGCGCCTGATCAATGCGGCGCTGCTGACTAGCATCGAAGACTTTGGCGATGCCGTATTGATCCGCGAAGAGATCCTGGTCACCGGCAAGTACCCGGTGCGGCAGTCCATTGAAATGGCGGTGGGCGTGCTATATCGCACGATCCAGGAACTACTTGGACCAACCTGGCGGCCCCGAAGCGTCTGTTTCGAGCACCGTCAACCGCACGGTGCTACGTGTCACAAGGCGCTGTTCGGCTCAGTGGTTGAATTCAATGCGAGTTTCAATGGCATCGTCTGTGCGGCAAAGGACCTCGCCGCGCCCATGCCGGCCAATGACTACCGGATGACGCCCTATGTCCGTCGCTTTCTCGACCAGGCCTTGTCTGGATCCGAGGAGAGTGCGTCGCACACCGTTCGGCAGGTCGTGATTGCCATGTTGCCCGGGGGCAGGTGTACGTCGGACCAGGTGGCAAAGCACCTTGGCGTGGATCGCCGAACCTTGCATCGCCGGCTCGTTGCGGAAGGCACGAGCTTTTTGTCACTGCTCCAGTCGGTCCGGGCAGAACTCGCCTCCCGCCAGATCCTCGACAGCGATCGCTCGCTCGCCGAACTCGCCGATCTGCTTGGCTTCTCAAGCCCCAGCGCTTTCGCCTTCTGGTTCAGAAAGCACTTTGGCATGACGGTGTCGAGCTGGAAGCAAAGCTCACAGGCAGTCGCAAGTGCATTGCCGCAACGTGGCTGA
- a CDS encoding amidohydrolase, with product MTQTSTPELILVNGKFATLDRANPQAEAVAISDGKFIAVGTRHEIMQLAGNATKVVDLQGRRAIPGLIDSHMHIIRGGLNYNMELRWDGVRSLADAMRMLKDQVARTPAPQWVRVVGGFTEHQFAEKRLPTIEELNAAAPDTPVFILHLYDRAILNGAALRAVGYTKDTPNPPGGEIVHDKAGNPTGLLLAKPNATILYATLAKGPKLPPEYQKNSTRHFMREVNRLGVTGVIDAGGGYQNYPEDYHIIEELHKDGQLTVRLAYNLFTQKPKDELSDFSGWSKQIKPGQGDDLYRHNGAGEMLVYSAADFEDFRVERPDMPPSMEGDLEPVIRLLAENRWPWRLHATYNETISRALDVYEKVAKDVPFDGLHWFFDHAETITDRNIDRIAALGGGIAVQHRMAYQGEYFVERYGARAAEATPPIKRMLERGVKVGAGTDATRVASYNPWVSLYWLTTGKTVGGLSMYPQANLLDRETALRLWTEANTWFSSEEGKKGQIKAGQLADLAVLSADYFSVPGDDIQDITSVMTVLGGKVVYGDGDFDKLAPALPPAMPDWSPVRHAGGYQPRPQAKALALNTACACASACGVHGHGHANAWTAGVPASDESTFWGALGCSCWAF from the coding sequence ATGACCCAAACCAGCACGCCCGAGCTCATCCTCGTCAACGGCAAGTTCGCCACACTTGACCGCGCCAATCCGCAGGCCGAAGCCGTGGCCATCAGCGACGGCAAGTTCATCGCCGTCGGCACCCGGCACGAAATCATGCAACTGGCCGGCAACGCCACCAAGGTGGTCGACCTGCAAGGCCGCCGCGCGATTCCCGGGCTGATCGACAGCCACATGCATATCATCCGCGGCGGGCTGAACTACAACATGGAGCTGCGCTGGGACGGCGTGCGCTCGCTAGCAGATGCCATGCGCATGCTCAAGGACCAGGTGGCGCGCACGCCCGCGCCGCAGTGGGTACGCGTGGTCGGCGGCTTCACCGAGCATCAGTTCGCCGAAAAGCGCCTGCCTACCATCGAGGAGCTGAATGCGGCGGCGCCGGACACGCCTGTATTCATCCTGCACCTGTACGACCGGGCCATCCTCAACGGCGCCGCCCTGCGCGCCGTGGGCTATACCAAGGACACGCCGAACCCGCCGGGCGGCGAGATCGTGCACGACAAGGCCGGCAATCCCACGGGCCTGCTGCTTGCCAAGCCAAACGCCACCATCCTCTATGCCACGCTGGCCAAGGGCCCCAAGCTGCCGCCCGAGTACCAGAAGAATTCCACGCGCCATTTCATGCGCGAGGTGAACCGTCTGGGCGTGACCGGCGTCATCGACGCTGGCGGCGGCTACCAGAACTACCCCGAGGACTACCACATCATCGAGGAGCTGCACAAGGACGGGCAGCTCACGGTGCGCCTGGCGTACAACCTGTTCACGCAAAAGCCCAAGGACGAGCTCAGCGATTTCAGCGGCTGGTCCAAGCAGATCAAGCCTGGCCAGGGCGACGACCTGTACCGCCACAACGGCGCCGGCGAGATGCTGGTCTACAGCGCCGCCGACTTCGAGGACTTCCGTGTCGAGCGGCCCGACATGCCGCCGTCGATGGAAGGCGACCTGGAGCCGGTGATCCGGCTGCTGGCGGAGAACCGCTGGCCCTGGCGCCTGCACGCCACCTACAACGAGACCATCTCGCGCGCGCTGGATGTCTACGAGAAGGTGGCGAAGGACGTGCCCTTCGACGGCCTGCACTGGTTCTTCGACCACGCCGAGACCATCACGGACCGAAACATCGACCGCATCGCGGCGCTGGGCGGCGGCATCGCCGTGCAACACCGCATGGCCTACCAGGGCGAGTATTTCGTCGAGCGCTACGGCGCGCGCGCGGCCGAGGCCACGCCGCCGATCAAACGCATGCTTGAGCGCGGCGTCAAGGTCGGCGCCGGCACCGATGCCACACGCGTGGCCTCATACAACCCGTGGGTGTCGCTGTACTGGCTGACGACCGGCAAGACGGTCGGCGGGCTGTCGATGTATCCGCAAGCCAACCTGCTCGACCGCGAAACGGCGCTGCGGCTGTGGACCGAAGCCAACACCTGGTTCTCCTCCGAGGAAGGCAAGAAGGGCCAGATCAAGGCCGGCCAGCTGGCCGACCTGGCGGTGCTCTCCGCCGACTACTTCAGCGTGCCCGGAGACGATATCCAGGACATCACCTCGGTGATGACCGTGCTGGGCGGCAAGGTGGTGTACGGCGACGGCGACTTTGACAAGCTCGCGCCGGCGCTGCCGCCCGCCATGCCGGACTGGTCGCCGGTGCGCCACGCTGGCGGCTACCAGCCGCGGCCGCAGGCCAAAGCGCTCGCGCTCAACACCGCGTGCGCCTGCGCCAGCGCCTGCGGCGTGCACGGCCACGGCCATGCCAACGCATGGACGGCCGGCGTGCCTGCGTCGGACGAAAGCACCTTCTGGGGCGCGCTCGGCTGTTCCTGCTGGGCCTTCTGA